A stretch of the Malus domestica chromosome 08, GDT2T_hap1 genome encodes the following:
- the LOC103441982 gene encoding membrane-bound O-acyltransferase gup1: MKLLKGEVGFLILYAAAFYAYIIHRSLQISRDHHAKLFGLRPGWLIPPRLNDVSDAQWRNFRGNLPILTVVFTMFTLIANFLRTSFHLKARGMSIIWILISFTYLAYLHGACILFVLSIASMNFLLVKIFARTKYFPFVLWIFNIFFLLCNRVYEGYSFSIIGQRWAYLDNFRGTFRWHICFNFVVLRMISFGYDYHWAHRDSRFDHKKHIQRCNICKSGKTCYHVLQERGVQHDKYAFTTYLAYLVYAPLYLTGPIVSFNAFASQLDVPQNNFSAKDIAWYGLRWVFSLLLMELMTHLFYYNAFAISGMWKELHPMDVFIIGYGVLMFMWLKFFLIWRYFRFWSLICGIEVPENMPRCINNCYNLETFWKNWHASYNKWLVRYLYIPLGGTQRKLLNVWVVFTFVAIWHDLEWKLLSWAWLTCLFFIPEMILKSATNAFQFKSTHGEFVVRELSAVAGAITITCLMVANLVGFVIGPSGISWLISQFLKREGLPVLAGMLLTFYVGTKLMFHIRDAKQSSS; the protein is encoded by the exons ATGAAGTTGTTGAAAGGAGAGGTGGGATTTCTGATTCTCTACGCAGCTGCTTTCTACGCCTACATCATCCATCGATCCCTCCAAATCTCTCGCG ATCATCATGCTAAGCTTTTCGGTTTGCGTCCTGGATGGCTCATTCCTCCTCGCCTCAAT GATGTTTCTGATGCTCAATGGAGAAACTTTCGAGGAAATTTACCAATTCTTACCGTTGTTTTCACAATGTTCACGTTGATCGCTAATTTTTTGAGGACAAGCTTTCATTTAAAAGCGAGAGGGATGTCCATTAtttggattttgatttctttCACATACCTAGCATATCTGCATGGAGCCTG CATTCTATTTGTCCTCTCAATCGCTTCAATGAATTTTCTCTTGGTAAAG ATATTTGCACGAACAAAATATTTCCCTTTTGTATTATGGATTTTCAACATATTCTTTCTTCTGTGCAATCGTGTTTATGAAGGATATTCATTCTCCATAATTGG GCAACGCTGGGCATATTTGGACAACTTTCGGGGCACCTTTAGATGGCACATTTGCTTTAACTTTG TTgttttgaggatgataagcttTGGTTATGATTACCATTGGGCACATCGTGATTCTCGTTTTGACCATAAG AAACACATTCAGCGCTGCAATATTTGTAAATCAGGGAAAACTTGTTATCATGTTTTACAG GAGAGAGGTGTCCAGCATGACAAGTATGCCTTTACAACATACCTTGCTTATTTGGTGTATGCACCTCTTTATCTTACTGGGCCAATTGTTAGCTTCAATGCATTTGCCTCACAG TTGGATGTTCCTCAAAATAACTTTTCAGCTAAAGACATTGCTTGGTATGGTTTGCGCTGGGTGTTCAGTCTTCTTCTGATGGAACTAATGACACATCTTTTCTATTACAATGCGTTTGCAATCAG TGGCATGTGGAAAGAGTTACATCCTATGGATGTGTTTATTATTGGATATGGG GTCTTAATGTTCATGTGGCTGAAGTTTTTTCTGATATGGCGCTATTTCCGGTTCTGGTCACTG ATATGTGGCATTGAGGTCCCGGAGAATATGCCGAGGTGTATAAATAATTGCTACAACTTGGAAACTTTTTGGAAAAACTGGCATGCTTCCTACAACAAATGGCTTGTGAG GTATTTGTACATTCCTCTTGGGGGCACTCAGAGAAAGCTTCTCAATGTATGGGTTGTATTCACATTTGTTGCCATTTGGCATGATCTAGAATG GAAGCTTCTTTCATGGGCATGGCTGACATGCTTATTCTTTATTCCGGAAATGATACTGAAATCAGCAACCAATGCATTTCAG TTTAAGAGTACACATGGTGAGTTTGTTGTTCGTGAACTTAGCGCGGTTGCTGGTGCAATCACGATCACTTGCCTCATG GTAgcaaaccttgttggttttgttATTGGACCATCTGGGATTAGTTGGTTGATTTCTCAATTCCTTAAACGAGAAG GACTCCCCGTTTTGGCTGGCATGCTTTTGACATTTTATGTAGGGACAAAG CTTATGTTCCACATCCGTGATGCAAAGCAAAGTAGCAGCTAA
- the LOC103411061 gene encoding general transcription and DNA repair factor IIH subunit TFB1-3-like: MSSSSSSSSRRVVKRAQYKDAARLKNPGILGVLTMVENKFVFKPNDPTSIQTLDVEFRHIKGHKNTKEGSKQAPLLNLSSSREVKSYIFEFQSFPDLHECRDFVANALSKASEAAKTGPKKVGVTLPDEQLSAAEMELRMKLLQEDSELQKLHMQFVISGVLTESEFWATRKKLLDGESHTKPKQRVGFKNSMILDTKPTSDGRMNKVTFNFTPEIKYQIFALKPAVHQAFLELVPSKMTAKDFWTKYFRAEFLHSTKNAAAIAAEAAEDEELAIFLKEDEILAREAHQKIRQVDPTLDMEADQGDDYTHLPDHGIFRDGSKDITELQNEQYRRTLSQDLNRQGAVVLQGRTVDGDLEDPNNVAEALMRSRQDYSPDVLAEPDESAVQERLDRITRMNEIDDLREPRDHRVAQLCIKDPRDYFDTQQANALKALDDSRIGTEQKKCSMTTEEAYGSLKESISKIKSIGLKNSTVAPEIALMVLNGLTQNISSTKYQLGKNPRESILDSLPNKTKEELLHHSMSIQELLRHFWSTYPITTAYLSTKVGKLKDAMSQIYRQLEEIKESDFRHQVSLLVRPMHQALDAAFQHYESDLQKRAATVARMPNGNA; the protein is encoded by the exons atgtctTCTTCATCGTCCTCGTCGTCGAGGCGAGTGGTGAAGCGTGCACAATACAAGGATGCAGCAAGATTAAAGAACCCTGGCATTCTCGGCGTTTTAACTATG GTTGAGAACAAGTTTGTGTTCAAGCCAAACGATCCCACGTCTATCCAAACCCTTGATGTGGAGTTTAGACATATTAAAG GTCACAAAAACACTAAGGAGGGATCCAAGCAAGCACCTTTGCTTAATCTCAGCAGCAGTCGTGAG GTTAAAAGTTAcatttttgagtttcaaagtTTTCCCGATCTTCATGAATGCCGTGATTTTGTAG CCAATGCCCTATCTAAGGCTTCAGAAGCTGCAAAAACTGGTCCTAAAAAAGTTGGAGTTACATTGCCTGATGAACAACTCAGTGCAGCGGAAATGGAGCTCCGTATGAAGCTATTGCAAGAAGACAG TGAACTGCAGAAACTTCATATGCAGTTTGTAATCAGTGGTGTTTTGACAGAATCTGAGTTCTGGGCAACTAGGAAG AAGTTGCTTGATGGAGAGAGCCATACAAAGCCAAAACAACGggttggttttaaaaattcaatgaTTTTGGACACCAAACCTACAAGTGACGGTCGG ATGAACAAGGTTACGTTTAATTTCACTCCAGAGATTAAATATCAG ATCTTTGCTCTCAAACCGGCTGTTCACCAGGCATTTCTTGAACTAGTGCCCAGTAAG ATGACAGCAAAAGACTTCTGGACAAAATATTTCAGAGCTGAATTCCTTCACAGTACAAAGAATGCTGCTGCAATTGCGGCAGAAGCTGCTGAGGATGAGGAACTGGCAATTTTTTTAAAGGAGGATGAAATATTGGCAAGGGAAGCTCATCAGAAG ATTCGACAGGTTGATCCAACTTTGGATATGGAAGCTGACCAAGGGGATGATTATACACATCTTCCT GATCATGGGATCTTTCGTGATGGTAGCAAGGACATCACTGAACTACAGAATGAGCAATACAGGAGGACTTTATCACAAGACCTTAACAGGCAAGGGGCTGTTGTTCTTCAAGGCAGAACTGTTG ATGGGGATTTAGAAGATCCAAATAATGTTGCAGAGGCACTTATGCGGTCAAGACAGGATTA TTCGCCGGATGTTTTGGCAGAGCCTGATGAGAGTGCTGTGCAGGAGAGACTTGATAGGATTACTCGGATGAATGAGATAGATGACCTTCGAGAACCTCGCGATCATCGTGTTGCTCAATTATGTATTAAG GATCCTCGAGACTACTTTGACACGCAACAAGCCAATGCACTTAAAGCTTTGGATGACTCACGAATAGGAACGGAACAAAAAAAATGCAGCATGACTACTGAGGAAGCATATGGCTCCTTGAAGGAGTCTATATCTAAAATTAAGAGCATTGGATTGAAAAATTCCACTGTTGCACCAGAAATTGCTCTTATG GTTCTTAATGGACTGACTCAGAATATTTCTAGTACCAAGTATCAACTCGGAAAGAATCCTCGGGAGAGTATTCTGGACAGTTTGCCAAACAAAACGAAAGAGGAACTGCTGCAT CATTCGATGTCCATTCAAGAATTACTGCGGCATTTTTGGTCTACATATCCAATTACAACAGCTTATCTTTCTACAAAG GTAGGCAAACTGAAGGATGCCATGTCACAAATCTATCGACAGCTAGAG GAGATAAAGGAATCAGACTTCCGGCACCAGGTTTCTCTCCTTGTTCGGCCAATGCATCAG GCACTTGATGCGGCTTTTCAACATTACGAATCTGACTTACAGAAAAGAGCTGCAACTGTTGCAAGGATGCCGAATGGAAATGCATAG
- the LOC103445649 gene encoding pentatricopeptide repeat-containing protein At1g10270-like has product MSFYRLLLRSLRRPSTPTTLPLTQSLTSLHLQSSNPNIPLHLTTPTRTFAFSSAEEAAAERRRRKRRLRIEPPLNALRRDSRPPPPRDPNAPRLPDTTSALVGPRLNLHNRVQSLIRAGDLDAASEVARHSVFSNTRPTVFTCNAIVAAMYRAKRYNDAIALFHFFFNQSNIVPNIVSYNNLINTHCDEGRVDVGLEIYRHVIANCPYSPSPVTYRHLTKGLVDAGRIGEGVDLLREMLNKGHGADSLVFNNLIKGFLHLENMEKAVELFDELKERCLVYDGVVNSTFMDWFFNQGKEKEAMESYKSLLDRQFRMVPATCNVLLEVLLKHGKKKEALDLFDQMLDNHTPPNFQAVNSETFNIMVNECFKLGKCDEVIATFKKVGTKVNSKPFSMDVAGYNNIIARYCENGMLPEAETLFAELCSKSLTPDVTTHRTLIDAYLKVERIDDALKIFSRMVEVGLRVVASLGNRVFDELIKNGKAVDCAQILKKMGEKDPKPDASFYDAVIKGVCNEGVLDTGRDLLEEMVRYGIGVPPELQQFVNEVFGEAGRGEEIQRVLNTNRWGYRSLPREAPPQQFQPRSPQMAGQYRPSSAPPQMTGQYQPPSGPYQPPSGTYHYQSPSGTNQPPSGPYQPPSGTYQPPSGPYQQPSGTYQPPSATYQPPSGPYQPPSGTYQPPSGAYQPPSGPYQPPSGPYQPPSGTNQPPSGTYQPPSGTYQPPSGTCKPPSGTNQPPSGPYQPPSGTYQPPSGTNQPPSGPYQMTGTYQSPPRPPHMATSQHPTAQSPQMAGQYYTPSGAPQTAVPHHPPSRLPHVTASYMPSEDFQSLGPQHPLSGPAQGTGSDQSPSEPAQITEQVAAA; this is encoded by the coding sequence ATGTCATTCTACCGCCTGCTCCTCCGCTCTCTCCGCCGCCCTTCTACCCCAACAACCCTACCCCTAACCCAGTCCCTCACCTCCCTCCACCTCCAAAGCTCTAACCCAAACATTCCTCTCCATCTCACCACCCCCACGCGCACCTTCGCTTTCTCCTCCGCCGAAGAAGCCGCTGCTGAGCGCAGACGTCGCAAGCGCCGCCTCCGCATCGAGCCCCCGCTCAACGCCCTCCGTCGGGACTCACGCCCCCCTCCCCCACGGGACCCGAACGCTCCCCGCCTACCTGATACCACCTCCGCCCTCGTCGGCCCCCGCCTCAACCTCCACAACCGCGTCCAGTCGCTCATCCGAGCCGGAGACTTGGACGCAGCCTCCGAGGTTGCACGCCACTCGGTTTTCTCCAACACTCGCCCCACCGTCTTCACCTGCAACGCCATTGTGGCTGCAATGTATCGCGCCAAGAGGTACAATGACGCTATTGCCCTTTTCCACTTCTTCTTCAATCAATCAAACATTGTTCCTAACATTGTATCTTATAATAATTTGATTAATACTCATTGCGATGAGGGCCGTGTCGATGTGGGACTGGAGATTTATCGGCATGTAATTGCAAATTGCCCCTACAGTCCCTCGCCAGTGACATACCGGCATTTGACTAAAGGGTTGGTTGATGCTGGGAGGATAGGTGAGGGTGTGGACTTGTTGAGGGAGATGTTGAATAAGGGCCACGGAGCGGATTCTTTGGTTTTTAATAATTTGATTAAGGGGTTCTTACATTTGGAGAATATGGAGAAGGCTGTTGAGCTTTTTGATGAGCTTAAAGAGAGATGTTTGGTTTATGATGGGGTTGTGAATTCGACCTTTATGGATTGGTTTTTCAACCAGGGGAAAGAGAAGGAGGCGATGGAGTCATACAAGTCCTTGCTTGATAGGCAGTTTAGGATGGTCCCGGCAACTTGTAATGTTCTCTTGGAGGTACTGCTTAAGCatgggaagaagaaggaagcctTGGATTTGTTCGATCAGATGTTGGATAATCACACCCCACCAAATTTCCAGGCTGTGAATTCGGAAACATTTAACATTATGGTTAACGAGTGTTTTAAGCTTGGAAAGTGCGATGAGGTAATTGCCACCTTTAAGAAGGTGGGGAcaaaggtgaattcaaagccgtTTTCTATGGACGTTGCAGGGTATAACAATATCATTGCTAGGTATTGTGAGAATGGGATGTTACCGGAGGCTGAGACACTGTTTGCAGAATTGTGCTCAAAGTCATTGACCCCAGATGTCACGACTCATAGGACTCTGATTGATGCATATTTGAAAGTAGAGAGGATAGATGATGCTCTTAAGATATTTAGCAGGATGGTGGAGGTTGGTCTGCGAGTGGTTGCTAGTCTTGGTAATAGGGTGTTCGATGAATTGATTAAGAACGGGAAGGCAGTAGACTGTGCACAGATTTTGAAGAAAATGGGAGAAAAAGATCCAAAACCAGATGCCAGTTTTTATGATGCTGTGATCAAGGGGGTTTGCAATGAAGGTGTGCTTGATACAGGCCGTGATTTACTGGAAGAGATGGTGAGATATGGCATTGGTGTTCCTCCAGAATTGCAGCAATTTGTAAATGAGGTTTTTGGAGAAGCTGGGCGTGGCGAAGAGATTCAGAGAGTATTAAATACAAATAGGTGGGGATATCGATCACTACCTAGAGAGGCACCACCTCAGCAATTCCAACCAAGATCGCCTCAAATGGCGGGACAATATCGTCCATCGTCGGCACCGCCCCAAATGACTGGACAATATCAGCCGCCATCTGGACCCTATCAGCCACCATCTGGAACCTATCACTATCAGTCACCATCTGGAACCAATCAGCCACCTTCTGGACCCTATCAGCCACCATCTGGAACCTATCAGCCGCCTTCTGGACCCTATCAGCAACCATCTGGAACCTATCAGCCACCATCTGCAACCTATCAGCCGCCATCTGGACCCTATCAGCCACCATCTGGAACCTATCAGCCACCATCTGGAGCCTATCAGCCGCCTTCTGGACCCTATCAGCCGCCTTCTGGACCCTATCAGCCACCATCTGGAACCAATCAGCCACCTTCTGGAACCTATCAGCCGCCATCCGGAACCTATCAGCCACCATCCGGAACCTGTAAGCCACCATCCGGAACCAATCAGCCGCCTTCTGGACCCTATCAGCCACCATCTGGAACCTATCAGCCACCATCTGGAACCAATCAGCCGCCTTCTGGACCCTATCAAATGACTGGAACTTACCAATCACCACCAAGACCTCCACATATGGCTACAAGCCAGCACCCCACAGCTCAATCCCCTCAAATGGCTGGACAATATTACACTCCATCAGGAGCCCCCCAAACGGCAGTACCACACCACCCTCCGTCCAGACTCCCTCATGTGACAGCTTCGTACATGCCATCTGAAGATTTTCAGAGCTTAGGACCACAACACCCTCTGTCAGGACCTGCTCAAGGGACAGGATCTGACCAATCACCATCAGAACCCGCTCAAATTACAGAACAGGTAGCAGCTGCTTGA
- the LOC103421406 gene encoding glycosyltransferase BC10-like: protein MARGREDYEKHPGLLKLLQILSFLVVFVVGIVIGLATSAHINRHFGSQTEIYSFINHFSANKPHKEKNCTTVQVSDKVDCISMETFLQPKNLTHGLSDDELFWRASMVPQKPEFPFERGPKVAFMFLTRGPLPLLPLWERFFHGHDKYFSIYVHVIPGYELNVSTTSPFYQRQIPSQPVSWGTVTLVDAERRLLANALLDFSNERFVLLSESCIPIYNFPTVYKYLIGSNHSYVESYDNPGRYGRGRYSREMFPDIQLYQWRKGSQWFELSRALSVYIVSETKYYTIFSKYCLPACYPDEHYLPTYFNMFHGWLNSNRTVTWVDWSLGGPHPATYGGDNITEDFVRSIRNNGALCQYNAEMTSICYLFARKFAPTALGPLLEFAASVMEY from the exons ATGGCAAGAGGCAGAGAAGACTATGAGAAGCACCCGGGTTTGCTCAAACTCTTGCAGATTCTCTCGTTCTTGGTAGTTTTTGTTGTGGGGATTGTTATAGGATTAGCAACGAGCGCCCATATTAACCGGCATTTTGGTTCACAAACTGAGATTTATTCGTTTATCAATCACTTCTCCGCCAATAAGCCGCACAAGGAGAAGAATTGTACTACTGTGCAAGTTAGTGACAAGGTTGATTGTATAAGCATGGAGACGTTTCTTCAGCCGAAGAATTTGACGCACGGTCTGTCTGATGATGAGCTCTTTTGGAGAGCTTCAATGGTGCCGCAGAAGCCAGAGTTTCCATTCGAGAGAGGGCCTAAAGTGGCTTTCATGTTTTTGACTAGAGGACCTTTGCCCTTGTTGCCATTGTGGGAGAGGTTCTTCCATGGCCATGACAAGTATTTCTCAATTTATGTCCATGTAATTCCGGGTTATGAGCTCAATGTATCTACCACCTCTCCTTTTTATCAACGCCAAATCCCCAGTCAG CCTGTTTCATGGGGGACAGTAACATTGGTTGATGCAGAGAGGCGGCTTCTAGCGAATGCCTTGCTTGACTTCTCAAATGAGCGCTTTGTTCTTCTCTCTGAGAGCTGCatcccgatctataatttccctACTGTCTACAAGTATCTGATTGGTTCAAACCATAGCTATGTTGAGTCATACGATAATCCTGGGCGTTATGGGCGTGGGCGTTACAGCCGCGAAATGTTTCCTGATATTCAACTGTATCAGTGGAGGAAAGGGTCTCAGTGGTTTGAACTTAGCCGTGCGTTATCCGTGTATATAGTGTCGGAAACAAAGTATTACACAATCTTCAGCAAATATTGTTTGCCTGCATGCTACCCGGATGAGCATTACCTGCCTACTTACTTCAACATGTTCCATGGATGGCTGAATTCGAATAGGACTGTGACGTGGGTAGACTGGTCACTGGGAGGCCCGCACCCTGCAACGTACGGAGGAGACAATATTACGGAAGATTTCGTACGGTCTATAAGGAACAATGGAGCGCTGTGTCAGTACAATGCGGAGATGACATCCATATGTTACCTATTTGCTCGGAAGTTTGCACCAACTGCATTGGGGCCTCTGCTCGAGTTCGCCGCGTCGGTGATGGAATATTGA